In Xanthomonas sp. SI, the following are encoded in one genomic region:
- the flhB gene encoding flagellar biosynthesis protein FlhB, with protein sequence MSENEEGTEKTEQPTEKRLREAREQGNIPQSRELATAAVFSAGIFALMGMSGSLAAGAANWMKAALRPDPRLHDNPDALFGHFGELLLGLLWVTLPLVGICVAAGFVAPILMGSLRFSGAALIPKFERLNPMAGLSRLYGPESLAELFKSMLRMGFVGGAAALCISNNVDGLRSLMRQPLETAIGDGLGFTLHLLLYTAGALALLAAIDAPYQKWNYTRKLMMTRDEVRREMKESEGSPEVKGRIRQMQMQLSQRRMMEAVPSADVVVVNPTHYAVALKYESGRMRAPTVVAKGVDELAFRIREIGEQHRVAVVSAPPLARALYREGQLGKEIPVRLYSAVAQILSYVYQLRAWRSGPMPPLPPLEVDEFAPGSKP encoded by the coding sequence ATGTCCGAAAACGAAGAAGGCACCGAAAAAACCGAACAACCGACCGAAAAACGCCTGCGCGAGGCGCGCGAGCAGGGCAACATCCCGCAGTCGCGCGAACTGGCGACGGCGGCGGTGTTCAGCGCCGGCATCTTCGCCCTGATGGGCATGTCCGGCTCGCTGGCGGCCGGCGCGGCGAACTGGATGAAGGCCGCGCTGCGCCCGGATCCGCGCCTGCACGACAACCCGGACGCGCTGTTCGGCCACTTCGGCGAACTGCTGCTGGGGCTGCTGTGGGTGACCCTGCCGCTGGTCGGCATCTGCGTGGCGGCCGGCTTCGTGGCGCCGATCCTGATGGGCAGCCTGCGCTTCTCCGGCGCGGCGCTGATCCCCAAGTTCGAACGGCTCAACCCGATGGCCGGGCTGTCCCGGCTGTACGGCCCGGAAAGCCTGGCCGAACTGTTCAAGTCGATGCTGCGCATGGGCTTCGTCGGCGGCGCCGCCGCCCTGTGCATCTCCAACAACGTGGACGGCCTGCGCAGCCTGATGCGGCAGCCGCTGGAAACGGCCATCGGCGACGGCCTGGGCTTCACCCTGCACCTGCTGCTGTACACCGCCGGCGCGCTGGCGCTGCTGGCCGCGATCGACGCGCCGTACCAGAAGTGGAACTACACCCGCAAACTGATGATGACCCGCGACGAAGTGCGCCGGGAAATGAAGGAAAGCGAGGGCAGCCCGGAGGTCAAGGGCCGCATCCGGCAGATGCAGATGCAGCTGTCGCAGCGGCGGATGATGGAGGCGGTGCCCAGCGCCGACGTGGTGGTGGTCAACCCCACCCACTACGCGGTGGCGCTGAAATACGAAAGCGGCCGCATGCGCGCCCCGACCGTGGTCGCCAAGGGCGTGGACGAACTGGCCTTCCGCATCCGCGAGATCGGCGAACAGCACCGCGTCGCAGTGGTGTCTGCGCCACCTTTGGCACGCGCCTTGTATAGGGAAGGGCAACTCGGCAAGGAAATTCCCGTGAGACTGTATTCGGCGGTGGCGCAGATCCTCTCCTACGTGTACCAGCTGCGCGCCTGGCGCAGCGGGCCGATGCCGCCGTTGCCGCCGCTGGAGGTCGATGAATTCGCCCCGGGGAGCAAGCCGTGA
- a CDS encoding ligand-binding sensor domain-containing diguanylate cyclase, producing MRARRRGLQSLQALLLWLAVELLAAGVARAQSIPLRRYAHDQGLLGLADTCLLQSGDGSLWVCTESGLYRFNGHRFEQVPLQGQRGHSISAASEDAEHRLWVATFDALYVDDGTQLRRLSAQETGPLHKNKLRLASTPWGMVLLSGQQALRAVAGHDGRWQLRPLFDAATLARLPQLGKLAAAQSEGDDLWLGCDQELCRVAADGSVTVYGQAQGLPPDRWRHVVRDRGGALWLRGDQHVMQLPAAAERFVARPPPGVGLRQVGGQMQILLDPQGRVLIRTGQGLARWEHDRWRQFDRGNGLPDAGILVLLFDRAGDLWMTVDGEGVVRWNGYGWIENWDVSQGMSTAPTWSILRNGDGALLLGNEAGINRQRRPDQRFQPWLADAGLQVISLQSAADGSLWSLGSLGELRHHDRQGRLLRSYPRLGATIRRLFLDAGGRIWILSADGLYLLQRPQSDDLPQRVQALPGGEYSDIQQRRDGSLWLSGAAGVFRLRGNTWTPIRLQLDGKPAQPWVSKLLIQEDGQVWAALYNPGVWQGRLDGDTLQLRPSAQSEQRELQIYLIRRTRNGWIWIGHNQGVDVYDGRRWSRLTQSQGLLWDDISESAFFEDHDGSVWIGTSKGVSHILAPQRLFQANAPGVTLSEFSRGGHPIAAGARLPWNEEPLHIEAGSPDLYDDRNRVSLRYRFEGAHTQWIYTPNFEIEHPPLAPGDYRFELQLLDAYRNSASAPVRVAFSVAPVWWRSQTMLALYALLGGGLAIAALHWRERRLRQRERHLAELVALRTQELEHDKRELEIARAALAVKASHDSLTGLLNRAGILDALAAQMRHSLAEQQPLAVAMIDLDHFKRINDTHGHLIGDAVLTKVAQRLNANLRESDQIGRYGGEELLGVLPGLPPPSHERLQNLRVAVCGHPLRVGTQHLAVTASIGVAWYRHGESLQQLLARADEALYRAKHLGRNRVELQQD from the coding sequence ATGCGCGCGCGCCGGCGCGGCCTGCAGTCGCTGCAGGCCCTGCTGCTGTGGCTGGCCGTGGAGCTGCTGGCGGCCGGGGTCGCCCGCGCGCAGTCGATTCCCTTGCGCCGCTACGCCCACGACCAGGGCCTGCTCGGCCTGGCCGACACCTGCCTGCTGCAGAGCGGCGACGGCAGCCTGTGGGTGTGTACCGAGAGCGGGCTGTACCGCTTCAATGGCCATCGCTTCGAACAGGTGCCGCTGCAGGGCCAGCGCGGCCATTCCATCAGCGCCGCGAGCGAGGACGCCGAGCACCGGTTGTGGGTGGCCACCTTCGACGCGCTCTACGTCGACGACGGCACCCAGCTGCGTCGGCTGAGCGCGCAGGAGACCGGGCCGCTGCACAAGAACAAGCTGCGCCTGGCCAGCACGCCCTGGGGCATGGTGCTGCTCAGCGGCCAGCAGGCGCTGCGCGCGGTGGCTGGCCACGACGGACGCTGGCAGCTGCGGCCGCTGTTCGACGCGGCGACCCTGGCGCGGCTGCCGCAGCTCGGCAAGCTCGCCGCGGCGCAGAGCGAAGGCGACGATCTTTGGCTGGGCTGCGACCAAGAGCTGTGCCGGGTCGCCGCCGATGGCTCGGTGACGGTCTACGGCCAGGCGCAGGGCCTGCCGCCCGATCGCTGGCGGCATGTCGTGCGCGACCGCGGCGGCGCGCTGTGGCTGCGCGGCGACCAGCACGTGATGCAGTTGCCGGCCGCGGCCGAGCGTTTCGTCGCGCGGCCCCCGCCCGGGGTCGGCCTGCGCCAGGTGGGCGGCCAGATGCAGATCCTGCTCGATCCGCAGGGGCGCGTGCTGATCCGCACCGGTCAGGGCCTGGCGCGCTGGGAACACGACCGCTGGCGCCAGTTCGACCGCGGCAACGGCCTGCCCGACGCCGGCATCCTGGTGCTGCTGTTCGACCGCGCCGGCGACCTGTGGATGACGGTGGACGGCGAAGGCGTGGTGCGTTGGAACGGCTACGGCTGGATCGAGAACTGGGACGTCTCGCAAGGCATGAGCACCGCGCCGACCTGGAGCATCCTGCGCAACGGCGACGGCGCGCTGCTGCTCGGCAACGAAGCCGGCATCAACCGCCAACGCCGTCCCGACCAGCGCTTCCAGCCCTGGCTGGCGGACGCCGGGTTGCAGGTCATCAGCCTGCAGAGCGCGGCGGACGGATCGCTGTGGAGCCTGGGCTCGCTGGGCGAGCTGCGCCACCACGACCGCCAGGGCCGCCTGCTGCGCAGCTATCCGCGCCTGGGCGCCACGATCAGACGGCTGTTTCTGGATGCCGGCGGCCGGATCTGGATCCTCTCCGCGGATGGCCTGTACCTGCTGCAGCGGCCGCAGTCGGACGACCTGCCGCAGCGGGTGCAGGCGCTGCCTGGCGGCGAGTACTCGGACATCCAGCAGCGCCGCGACGGCAGCCTGTGGCTGAGCGGCGCGGCCGGCGTGTTCCGGCTGCGCGGCAACACCTGGACCCCGATCCGGCTGCAGCTGGACGGCAAGCCGGCGCAGCCATGGGTCAGCAAGCTGCTGATCCAGGAAGACGGCCAGGTCTGGGCCGCGCTGTACAACCCGGGCGTGTGGCAGGGCCGGCTCGACGGCGACACCCTGCAGTTGCGGCCGAGCGCGCAGTCCGAACAGCGCGAGCTGCAGATCTACCTGATCCGGCGCACCCGCAACGGCTGGATCTGGATCGGCCACAACCAGGGCGTGGACGTCTACGACGGCCGCCGCTGGTCGCGCCTGACCCAGTCGCAGGGACTGCTGTGGGACGACATCTCCGAATCGGCGTTCTTCGAGGACCACGACGGCTCGGTGTGGATCGGCACCAGCAAGGGCGTCAGCCACATCCTGGCCCCGCAACGCCTGTTCCAGGCCAACGCGCCAGGGGTGACGCTGAGCGAATTCAGCCGCGGCGGCCATCCGATCGCGGCCGGCGCGCGCCTGCCCTGGAATGAGGAGCCGCTGCACATCGAGGCCGGATCGCCGGACCTGTACGACGACCGCAACCGGGTCTCGCTGCGCTACCGCTTCGAAGGCGCGCATACGCAGTGGATCTACACGCCCAACTTCGAGATCGAGCATCCGCCGCTGGCGCCGGGCGACTACAGGTTCGAACTGCAGCTGCTCGACGCCTACCGGAACAGCGCCTCGGCGCCGGTGCGGGTGGCGTTCTCGGTGGCGCCGGTGTGGTGGCGCAGCCAGACCATGCTGGCGCTGTACGCGCTGCTCGGCGGCGGGCTGGCGATCGCCGCGCTGCACTGGCGCGAGCGCCGCCTGCGCCAGCGCGAGCGCCACCTGGCCGAGCTGGTCGCGCTGCGCACCCAGGAACTGGAGCACGACAAGCGCGAACTGGAGATCGCCCGCGCCGCACTGGCGGTGAAGGCCTCGCACGACTCCCTGACCGGCCTGCTCAACCGCGCCGGCATCCTCGATGCGTTGGCCGCGCAAATGCGCCACAGCCTGGCCGAGCAGCAGCCGCTGGCGGTGGCGATGATCGACCTGGACCACTTCAAGCGCATCAACGACACGCACGGCCACCTGATCGGCGACGCGGTCCTGACCAAGGTCGCGCAGCGCCTGAACGCCAATCTGCGCGAATCGGACCAGATCGGCCGCTACGGCGGCGAAGAACTGCTGGGCGTGCTGCCCGGACTGCCGCCCCCCTCCCACGAGCGCTTGCAGAACCTGCGCGTGGCGGTCTGCGGGCATCCGCTGCGGGTCGGCACGCAGCACCTGGCGGTCACCGCCTCGATCGGCGTGGCCTGGTACCGGCACGGCGAGAGCCTGCAGCAATTGCTGGCCCGCGCCGACGAGGCCCTATACCGGGCCAAGCACCTGGGCCGCAACCGCGTGGAACTGCAGCAGGACTAG
- a CDS encoding ligand-binding sensor domain-containing diguanylate cyclase, which produces MPNSHPPLSPSPSRGFAWRLAALLALCAWVGAAVAQEYSFRDYAQADGLQGLSINCLYADRHGVIWACTELGLHRYERERFEQVGSDAGVGSPLVYAIAEDRRQRMWVGASNALYVGDGRRFTAVPGADGRRLRIDQGQSLAAFGDAIVALNDKQPLRISAGADGGWQVAPLRAADGAPLADVSSVTAIGEALWLGCGHQLCRLDAQGGLQRLGRADGVPDDNWLALLRDRDGTLWARGIHHVLAWPAGAAGFAERPPPPGSSLSTMAVGINLVEDAAGRVLTRSDTGVLRWEAGHWRAFERAQGLGALAANISPMLSDRQGRLWMGTRGRGVQRWLGYGLIQHWEEPQGLATGPTWSILRSRGDGRLYVGSEMGANVLDPDSGRMRPLTDGDGQALRQTVQLIDAADGTLWLGQSSGRVLRLDRGSGRMLEQTKVLSAMKCMFFDDAGTLWILTTRGLFLLPAGERSAQPARDLPRDQFVGGGYDARGRLWLVGKNGLYLRQAQGWQSIRLRGPALPDAELDKFSIGASDDLWLSFGDVGVWRGRFEPRSASVSLRKVDDPLLARIVPYVLRQDRQQRLWVGSSQGLDLWSGGRWIRVTQADGLLWDDTSESAFFEDSDGSVWIGNSKGVSQILEPARLFAARPLRLQLLRATRAGKAVVAGAQLPWSQQPIEFAFSAPGAVGGSDTIGFRYRLEGLQEQWASTQQAHLTYTLLSPGRYALEVQALDERQRARSNVVRLEFTILPPWWRSPLAWMAYLLAAALLLTVVWRWRVKQLLVRERTLARLVAERTQELEHDKRELEQARAALALKSVRDDLTGLLNRVGILDALAVQIQRCRNDGSPLAVAMIDLDHFKQINDQHGHLIGDAVLARVGRRMNANLRGADLIGRYGGEELLAVLPGLLPPAQNRLRALHQVIGATPFLTDAGLLEVTASIGVAWYREGESVQQLLSRADDALYRAKHGGRNRIELHLDPALGASMPR; this is translated from the coding sequence GTGCCGAACAGCCACCCGCCGCTGTCGCCCTCCCCGTCGCGCGGCTTCGCATGGCGGCTCGCCGCGCTGCTCGCGCTGTGCGCCTGGGTCGGCGCCGCCGTGGCGCAGGAATACAGTTTCCGCGACTACGCGCAGGCCGACGGCCTGCAGGGCCTGAGCATCAATTGCCTGTACGCCGATCGGCACGGCGTGATCTGGGCCTGCACCGAGTTGGGCCTGCACCGCTACGAGCGCGAACGCTTCGAACAGGTCGGCAGCGATGCCGGCGTCGGCAGTCCGCTGGTCTATGCGATCGCCGAGGATCGCCGGCAGCGCATGTGGGTCGGCGCGTCCAATGCGCTGTACGTCGGCGACGGACGCCGCTTCACCGCCGTGCCCGGCGCCGACGGGCGACGCCTGCGGATCGACCAGGGGCAATCGCTGGCGGCGTTCGGCGACGCCATCGTCGCGCTCAACGACAAGCAGCCGCTGCGGATCTCCGCAGGCGCCGATGGCGGCTGGCAGGTCGCACCGCTGCGCGCGGCCGACGGCGCGCCGCTGGCCGATGTCTCCAGCGTCACCGCAATCGGCGAGGCGCTGTGGCTGGGCTGCGGCCACCAGCTGTGCCGGCTGGACGCGCAAGGCGGCCTGCAGCGGCTCGGCCGTGCCGACGGCGTTCCCGACGACAACTGGCTGGCGCTGCTGCGCGACCGCGACGGCACGCTGTGGGCGCGCGGCATCCATCACGTGCTGGCCTGGCCGGCCGGCGCGGCGGGTTTCGCCGAACGCCCGCCGCCGCCGGGCAGCAGCCTGTCGACCATGGCGGTGGGCATCAACCTGGTCGAGGACGCCGCCGGCCGGGTACTGACCCGCAGCGATACCGGCGTGCTGCGCTGGGAAGCCGGGCACTGGCGCGCGTTCGAGCGCGCGCAGGGGCTGGGCGCGCTGGCGGCCAACATTTCGCCGATGCTCAGCGATCGCCAAGGCCGCCTGTGGATGGGCACCCGCGGCCGCGGCGTGCAGCGCTGGCTGGGCTATGGGCTGATCCAGCATTGGGAAGAACCGCAGGGACTGGCGACCGGGCCGACATGGTCGATCCTGCGCAGCCGCGGCGACGGCCGCCTGTACGTCGGCAGCGAAATGGGCGCCAACGTGCTCGACCCCGACAGCGGCCGCATGCGCCCGCTGACCGACGGCGACGGTCAGGCGCTGCGGCAGACGGTGCAACTGATCGATGCCGCCGACGGCACGCTGTGGCTGGGCCAGTCGTCCGGGCGGGTGTTGCGGCTGGACCGCGGCAGCGGCCGCATGCTCGAGCAGACCAAGGTGCTGTCGGCGATGAAATGCATGTTCTTCGACGATGCCGGCACCCTGTGGATCCTGACCACCCGCGGCCTGTTCCTGCTGCCGGCGGGCGAACGCAGCGCGCAGCCGGCGCGCGACCTGCCGCGCGACCAGTTCGTCGGCGGCGGCTACGATGCGCGCGGCCGCTTGTGGCTGGTCGGCAAGAACGGGCTGTACCTGCGCCAGGCGCAGGGCTGGCAGTCGATCCGCCTGCGCGGCCCCGCCCTGCCGGATGCGGAGCTGGACAAGTTCAGCATCGGCGCCAGCGACGACCTGTGGCTGTCGTTCGGCGATGTCGGGGTCTGGCGCGGGCGTTTCGAGCCGCGCAGCGCCAGCGTGTCGCTGCGCAAGGTCGACGACCCGCTGCTGGCGCGGATCGTGCCCTACGTGTTGCGCCAGGACCGGCAGCAACGGCTGTGGGTCGGCAGCAGCCAGGGCCTGGACCTGTGGTCGGGCGGGCGCTGGATCCGGGTCACCCAGGCCGATGGCCTGCTGTGGGACGACACCTCCGAATCGGCGTTCTTCGAGGACAGCGACGGCTCGGTGTGGATCGGCAACAGCAAGGGCGTCAGCCAGATCCTGGAGCCGGCGCGGCTGTTCGCCGCGCGGCCGCTGCGCCTGCAGTTGCTGCGCGCCACCCGTGCCGGCAAAGCGGTCGTCGCCGGCGCACAGTTGCCGTGGTCGCAGCAGCCGATCGAATTCGCCTTCTCCGCCCCCGGCGCGGTCGGCGGCAGCGACACCATCGGCTTCCGCTACCGCCTCGAGGGCCTGCAGGAGCAATGGGCCAGCACCCAGCAGGCGCATCTGACCTACACCCTGCTCTCGCCCGGCCGCTACGCGCTGGAGGTACAGGCGCTGGACGAACGCCAGCGCGCGCGCAGCAATGTGGTGCGCCTGGAGTTCACCATCCTGCCGCCCTGGTGGCGCAGCCCGCTGGCGTGGATGGCGTATCTGCTGGCGGCGGCATTGCTGCTGACCGTGGTCTGGCGCTGGCGGGTGAAACAGTTGCTGGTGCGCGAGCGCACCCTGGCGCGGCTGGTCGCCGAGCGGACCCAGGAACTGGAGCACGACAAGCGCGAACTGGAGCAGGCGCGCGCCGCGCTGGCGCTGAAGTCGGTGCGCGACGACCTCACCGGCCTGCTCAACCGGGTCGGCATCCTCGACGCGCTGGCGGTGCAGATCCAGCGCTGCCGCAACGACGGCAGCCCGTTGGCGGTGGCGATGATCGACCTGGACCACTTCAAGCAGATCAACGACCAGCACGGCCATCTGATCGGCGATGCGGTGCTGGCACGGGTCGGGCGACGCATGAACGCGAACCTGCGCGGTGCCGACCTGATCGGCCGCTACGGCGGCGAGGAACTGCTGGCGGTGCTGCCGGGCCTGCTGCCGCCGGCGCAGAACCGGCTGCGCGCCCTGCACCAGGTGATCGGCGCCACCCCGTTCCTCACCGACGCCGGCCTGCTCGAGGTCACCGCCTCGATCGGCGTGGCCTGGTACCGCGAGGGCGAGTCGGTGCAACAGTTGCTCAGCCGCGCCGACGACGCCCTGTACCGGGCCAAGCATGGCGGCCGCAACCGGATCGAACTGCACCTGGACCCGGCCCTGGGCGCCAGCATGCCGCGCTGA
- the fliR gene encoding flagellar biosynthetic protein FliR: MDSATQMVIDGQQAFAMVGAILWTMLRIGAMLMAMPLVGTRAVPARVRVMLAATLAMALAPLLPPVPDWNGFDAAVVLSVARELAVGASMGFMLRLIFEAGALAGELVSQSTGLGFAQMADPLRGVTSGVIGQWFYLAFGLLFFTANGHLAVVQLLVDSYKALPIGNALPDAQAMASVAPNFFMSMMRGAVTLALPVMVAMLAVNLAFGALAKAAPALNPIQLGLPVAVVIGLALLAVLVGEMGPPVQRLFDAAFDAARQVTA, encoded by the coding sequence ATGGATTCGGCAACGCAAATGGTCATCGATGGCCAGCAGGCCTTCGCGATGGTCGGCGCGATCCTGTGGACCATGCTGCGCATCGGCGCGATGCTGATGGCGATGCCGCTGGTCGGCACCCGCGCGGTGCCGGCGCGGGTGCGGGTGATGCTGGCGGCGACGCTGGCGATGGCGCTGGCGCCGCTGCTGCCGCCGGTGCCGGACTGGAACGGCTTCGATGCCGCGGTGGTGCTGAGCGTGGCGCGCGAACTGGCGGTCGGCGCGAGCATGGGCTTCATGCTGCGGCTGATCTTCGAAGCCGGCGCGCTGGCCGGCGAACTGGTCTCGCAGAGCACCGGCCTGGGTTTCGCGCAGATGGCCGATCCGCTGCGCGGGGTCACCTCCGGGGTGATCGGGCAATGGTTCTACCTGGCCTTCGGCCTGCTGTTCTTCACCGCCAACGGCCACCTGGCCGTGGTGCAGCTGCTGGTGGACAGCTACAAGGCGCTGCCGATCGGCAACGCGCTGCCGGACGCGCAGGCGATGGCCTCGGTGGCGCCGAATTTCTTCATGAGCATGATGCGCGGCGCGGTGACCCTGGCGCTGCCGGTGATGGTGGCGATGCTGGCGGTGAACCTGGCGTTCGGCGCGCTGGCCAAGGCCGCGCCGGCGCTGAATCCGATCCAGCTCGGCCTGCCGGTGGCGGTGGTGATCGGTCTGGCGCTGCTGGCGGTGCTGGTCGGCGAGATGGGGCCGCCGGTACAGCGCCTGTTCGATGCCGCCTTCGACGCCGCGCGCCAGGTCACCGCCTAG
- a CDS encoding flagellar biosynthetic protein FliQ encodes MSPELALTELRGGLITVLWVAGPLLLSMLVVGVVIGVFQAATQLNEPTIGFIAKVITLTAMLFATGSMLLAHLVEYTTMLFQRIPHLIG; translated from the coding sequence ATGAGTCCCGAACTGGCCCTGACCGAACTGCGCGGCGGCCTGATCACCGTGCTGTGGGTGGCCGGTCCGTTGCTGCTGTCGATGCTGGTGGTGGGCGTGGTGATCGGCGTGTTCCAGGCCGCCACCCAGCTCAACGAACCGACCATCGGCTTCATCGCCAAGGTCATCACCCTGACCGCGATGCTGTTCGCCACCGGCAGCATGCTGCTGGCGCACCTGGTCGAGTACACCACCATGCTGTTCCAGCGCATTCCGCATCTGATCGGCTAG
- the fliP gene encoding flagellar type III secretion system pore protein FliP (The bacterial flagellar biogenesis protein FliP forms a type III secretion system (T3SS)-type pore required for flagellar assembly.) — protein sequence MLPRWNRYARGLRLLLILLTLSLLPALGWAQAAPSAPAAPAAQNAAPTLPSLPEVNVGKVGAQPVSLPLQTLLLMTAITLLPSMLLVLTAFTRITIVLGLLRQAMGTGQTPSNQVLMGLALFLTALVMMPVWEKAWGQGMSPYLNGQIDFQTAWTLTTQPLRAFMLAQVREADLMTFAGMAGNGTYSGPDAIPFPVLVASFVTSELKTAFEIGFLIFIPFVIIDLVVASVLMSMGMMMMSPMLISAPFKILLFVLVDGWVLTVGTLAASFNGV from the coding sequence GCTGGGCCCAGGCCGCACCGAGCGCGCCCGCCGCGCCGGCCGCGCAGAACGCCGCCCCGACCCTGCCCTCGCTGCCGGAAGTGAACGTCGGCAAGGTCGGCGCGCAGCCGGTGAGCCTGCCGCTGCAGACCCTGCTGCTGATGACCGCGATCACCCTGCTGCCGTCGATGCTGCTGGTGCTGACCGCGTTCACCCGCATCACCATCGTGCTCGGCCTGCTGCGCCAGGCGATGGGCACCGGGCAGACCCCGTCCAACCAGGTGCTGATGGGCCTGGCCCTGTTCCTGACCGCGCTGGTGATGATGCCGGTGTGGGAAAAGGCCTGGGGTCAGGGCATGAGTCCCTATCTCAACGGCCAGATCGACTTCCAGACCGCGTGGACCCTGACCACCCAGCCGCTGCGCGCGTTCATGCTGGCGCAGGTGCGCGAGGCCGACCTGATGACCTTCGCCGGCATGGCCGGCAACGGCACCTACAGCGGCCCCGACGCGATCCCGTTCCCGGTGCTGGTGGCCTCGTTCGTGACCTCGGAGCTGAAGACCGCGTTCGAAATCGGCTTCCTGATCTTCATCCCGTTCGTGATCATCGATCTGGTGGTGGCCAGCGTGCTGATGTCGATGGGCATGATGATGATGTCGCCGATGCTGATCTCGGCACCGTTCAAGATCCTGCTGTTCGTGCTGGTCGACGGCTGGGTGCTGACGGTCGGCACCCTCGCCGCCAGCTTCAACGGAGTCTGA